A stretch of DNA from Anaerotignum faecicola:
TTATAAAAGAAAAGGGAAAAAAAGTTTACCACAGCACATATCTCGACGTGCCGAAGGACTGGCTTGGCGAACAGTTTTTTATCGAAGCCCAAAGGCTTAAAAAAGTTAACCCAGAGGCATACCGGCACGAGTATATGGGGGAAGTTACGGGAACGGGCGGCACGGTTTTCAGAAACATAACCCTTAGGGAAATAACTGACGGTGAAATTGCGGTTTTTGACCATACCGCAAGGGGCCTTGACTGGGGATATGCCGTGGACCCGTTTCATTATACTGTCAATCATTTTGATAAAACAAGGCGTAGGCTATACATTTTTTATGAAATCCATGCCGTTAATGTTTCCAACAGGAAAGCGGCGGAGCTTATTAAAAAAGAAAATACCGCAAACGCCGTTATCACCTGCGACAGCGCCGAGCCTAAAAGCATTGCGGAGATGAGCGGATACGGCCTTAGGGTGGTGGGCGCGAAAAAAGGACCCGACAGTGTGGATTACGGCATAAAGTGGCTCCAGGACCTTGAGGAAATAATAATCGACCCCGAAAGGTGCCCGTATACGGCGGCGGAATTTTCCAAGTATGAGCTTGAACGGGATAAAAACGGCGTTTGGAGCGCAAAGTTCCCTGACAAAAACAACCACTCGATTGACGCTGTGAGATACAGCAGGGAATCGGATATGATTAATATTAGGGTGAGGTGATTTTTAATTGACAGAAACGGAGTTAATAAACATGCGCATTACTGCCGAAGCCGGACTCAATAACAGCAGCATTATTAAAACGCTGATTGACGAGGACGTTTTGAGCAGGAAAAAAGAAAAAATGGCCGAAGGCGAGAGGTATTATGTTGGGGAACATGATATTTTGAACAAGGATTTCAGAAACAGCTATCTTTCATCAACTGTGGAAAGCCCCGAAGGCACGGAAAGAGAGCGGCATGAGATTTTCCGAAACCCAAACAGAAGCAACCAGCATAATGTTAACGCCTTCCATGCAATATTGGTGGATCAAAAGGCCGCATACCTTGTGGGAAGGCCGCCGACGGT
This window harbors:
- a CDS encoding PBSX family phage terminase large subunit — translated: MEVSLKSLVSPQFYPVHWDIKENKYTHYWLKGGRGSAKSSFISIEIVFGIMKYENANAVVLRKVGRNIKDSVYEQIGWAIKVLGVDDHWQGKLSPPEFVYVPTGQKILFRGGDDPKKIKSTKFSKGFCKYIWYEETDEFFGMDEIRAINQSLMRGGEGFCVFYSFNPPKSQSSWINEEALIKEKGKKVYHSTYLDVPKDWLGEQFFIEAQRLKKVNPEAYRHEYMGEVTGTGGTVFRNITLREITDGEIAVFDHTARGLDWGYAVDPFHYTVNHFDKTRRRLYIFYEIHAVNVSNRKAAELIKKENTANAVITCDSAEPKSIAEMSGYGLRVVGAKKGPDSVDYGIKWLQDLEEIIIDPERCPYTAAEFSKYELERDKNGVWSAKFPDKNNHSIDAVRYSRESDMINIRVR